A window of Exiguobacterium sp. FSL W8-0210 contains these coding sequences:
- a CDS encoding universal stress protein: MTRGKLKLYIGSAPGVGKTYKMLADARTLTLEGKDVVIGLIETHGRKETAEMVGQLEQVPLLEVVYKDKTFPEVNVDAIIARRPDIVLIDELAHTNAPGSVRKKRYQDVAALLEAGINVYSAVNIQHFESLLFKVKEVTGVEVRERIPDPFLGEADEILLVDVTPQTLRERLEQGKIYKKEKIEQSLNSFFSLQNLASLRELSLRQVADEVDDQVYQSRLLIEKDPASLQERILVCIQLNGNARKLIYRGFRMASRLKADLYVLTILPTAENQLNAKQKEVLAMVRESGSLFGAEVLIRIQGERSIAQAITAAAKHHRITQIVLGQSARTRWQEVRRGSIINEIMRHVRGIDIQIVADDMER, encoded by the coding sequence ATGACACGAGGAAAGCTGAAGCTGTATATCGGCTCAGCTCCTGGTGTCGGAAAGACGTATAAGATGCTTGCCGATGCACGAACGTTGACGCTTGAAGGTAAGGATGTCGTCATCGGTCTAATTGAGACACACGGTCGAAAAGAGACGGCGGAGATGGTCGGGCAACTCGAACAAGTTCCGCTACTTGAAGTCGTCTATAAGGACAAGACATTCCCTGAGGTGAACGTGGACGCGATCATTGCCCGTCGCCCGGATATCGTACTGATCGATGAACTGGCGCATACGAATGCGCCAGGATCGGTACGAAAGAAACGCTATCAAGATGTAGCAGCACTGCTTGAAGCAGGAATTAATGTCTATTCGGCCGTCAACATCCAGCATTTCGAAAGCTTGCTCTTTAAGGTCAAAGAAGTGACGGGTGTCGAGGTTCGGGAACGCATCCCGGATCCGTTTCTCGGTGAAGCCGATGAGATTCTACTCGTCGACGTCACGCCACAGACGTTACGGGAACGACTCGAGCAAGGAAAGATTTATAAGAAGGAAAAGATTGAACAAAGCTTGAATTCGTTCTTCTCGCTTCAGAATCTTGCGAGCTTACGTGAGCTATCGTTACGTCAGGTCGCGGACGAAGTCGACGATCAAGTCTATCAATCACGCTTGTTGATTGAAAAGGATCCAGCGTCGCTACAGGAACGGATCCTCGTCTGTATCCAGCTCAATGGCAACGCGCGGAAGTTGATCTATCGCGGATTTCGCATGGCGAGTCGTCTGAAAGCGGATCTTTATGTGCTGACGATTTTACCGACGGCAGAGAATCAATTGAATGCCAAACAAAAAGAAGTGCTTGCGATGGTACGCGAAAGTGGCTCCTTGTTCGGAGCAGAGGTGCTAATCCGAATCCAAGGCGAGCGCTCGATCGCCCAAGCAATCACAGCAGCTGCCAAGCATCATCGCATTACTCAAATCGTCCTCGGTCAATCTGCACGGACCCGTTGGCAGGAAGTCCGGCGCGGGTCGATCATCAATGAAATCATGCGTCATGTCCGCGGGATCGATATCCAAATCGTTGCCGATGACATGGAACGCTAG
- the kdpC gene encoding K(+)-transporting ATPase subunit C has protein sequence MKQAIRVTVFVTALCGIVFPALLTLFGQLLVPDKAEGSLVQENGKFIGSELIAQPFTSKQYFHGRPSAVDQLAGASAGDNLAASNPELGTKMTELQKQNQVDGASLPDDALVTSGSGFDPHISVDYALVQAKRIAIARDLSREEVRKLITKEAGTHDYVNVLRLNLALDRSKS, from the coding sequence ATGAAACAAGCCATTCGTGTGACGGTCTTCGTCACGGCGTTATGCGGGATCGTCTTTCCCGCTTTATTGACCCTGTTCGGTCAACTACTCGTACCGGATAAAGCTGAAGGTTCTTTAGTACAAGAAAACGGAAAATTCATCGGATCGGAATTGATTGCCCAGCCGTTCACGTCGAAACAGTATTTTCATGGACGTCCATCAGCGGTCGATCAATTAGCGGGAGCGTCTGCTGGGGATAACCTAGCAGCATCGAACCCGGAGCTTGGCACGAAGATGACGGAATTACAGAAACAGAACCAAGTGGACGGCGCTTCGCTTCCGGACGATGCCCTCGTGACATCCGGTTCTGGCTTCGATCCGCACATCTCAGTCGACTATGCTTTGGTTCAGGCGAAGCGTATCGCAATCGCGCGCGACCTGTCGCGTGAAGAAGTGCGGAAGTTGATCACGAAGGAAGCAGGAACACATGATTACGTCAACGTCCTGCGCTTGAACTTAGCCCTTGATCGGAGTAAGTCATGA
- the kdpB gene encoding potassium-transporting ATPase subunit KdpB → MERIMHPTPEEHQPNGEPEHQSKSAINGSIARQATIDAFKKFNPVNMVKQPIMFVVWIGCLLAIGYTIFIDEMRGFNLKVSIILFLTVLFANFAESIAEGRGKAQADSLKASKADVMARKRVGQLIESVSSATLRKGDIVFVRAGEYVPGDGEIIKGLASIDESAITGESAPVIKEAGGDFSSVIGGTLVVSDEIEVRITSNPGESFLDQMIALVEGASRQKTPNELALSTLLTSLTLIFLLVVMTLPVFTNYLGFNLSGPILIALLVCLIPTTIGGLLSAIGIAGMDRVTRFNVIAMSGKAVEAAGDIQTIILDKTGTITFGNRMASEITPVGGRTAEQAFEGAILASLADETPEGRSVLELAELRAMTVEQHWLDGAEIVPFRAETRMSGLDLRDGRRVRKGAGQAIQEWVKEQGGTIPNDLQEKVDAVSRLGGTPLVVAIDATILGVIYLKDTVKPGMRERFDRLREMGIKTVMCTGDNPLTAATIAREAGVDDFVAECKPEDKIRVIQQEQAAGHLVAMTGDGTNDAPALAQADVGLAMNSGTQAAKEAANMIDLDSNPTKIIEVVEIGKQLLMTRGALTTFSIANDIAKYFAIIPAMFMVAIPQMEVLNIMRLDSPTSAILSALIFNAIIIPMLIPLAMRGVTYKPMTADQLLSRNLLIYGLGGVVVPFIGIKIIDVLLASIL, encoded by the coding sequence ATGGAACGAATCATGCATCCGACGCCCGAGGAACACCAACCGAACGGGGAGCCGGAACACCAATCCAAATCAGCAATCAATGGCTCGATCGCGCGTCAAGCGACAATCGATGCCTTTAAAAAATTTAATCCCGTCAACATGGTCAAACAACCGATCATGTTCGTCGTCTGGATCGGCTGCTTGCTCGCGATCGGTTACACGATTTTCATTGACGAGATGCGAGGCTTTAACTTGAAGGTCAGTATCATTCTCTTCTTGACGGTCTTGTTCGCGAACTTCGCGGAATCGATCGCCGAAGGACGAGGGAAAGCACAAGCAGACTCGCTAAAAGCATCGAAAGCGGACGTCATGGCTCGTAAACGTGTCGGACAATTGATTGAGAGCGTCTCGTCCGCGACACTCCGGAAAGGCGACATCGTCTTCGTCCGGGCCGGTGAATATGTACCAGGTGACGGTGAGATCATCAAAGGTCTTGCTTCGATTGATGAATCGGCGATCACAGGGGAATCGGCACCCGTCATCAAGGAAGCGGGGGGTGATTTCTCCTCGGTCATCGGCGGCACACTCGTCGTTAGTGACGAAATCGAAGTCCGGATCACGAGTAATCCAGGGGAATCGTTCCTCGATCAGATGATTGCGCTTGTCGAAGGCGCAAGCCGTCAAAAGACACCGAACGAGCTCGCTTTATCAACACTGTTGACGAGCTTGACATTGATTTTCTTACTCGTCGTCATGACGTTACCCGTCTTTACGAACTATCTTGGATTCAATCTTTCTGGTCCAATCTTGATCGCTTTGCTCGTCTGTTTGATTCCGACGACGATCGGTGGTTTGCTGTCCGCGATCGGCATCGCCGGGATGGACCGCGTTACCCGCTTCAACGTCATCGCGATGAGCGGGAAGGCGGTCGAAGCAGCAGGGGATATCCAAACGATCATCTTAGATAAAACGGGAACGATCACGTTCGGAAACCGGATGGCGTCAGAGATCACGCCAGTCGGCGGACGTACTGCCGAGCAGGCGTTCGAGGGGGCGATCCTCGCCTCACTCGCTGATGAGACACCTGAAGGACGATCGGTCTTAGAGCTCGCGGAACTTCGTGCGATGACGGTTGAACAACATTGGTTAGATGGCGCGGAAATCGTACCGTTTCGAGCAGAGACACGGATGTCCGGACTCGACTTAAGAGATGGACGCCGTGTGCGTAAAGGGGCGGGGCAAGCGATTCAAGAATGGGTCAAGGAACAAGGCGGCACCATTCCAAATGATTTGCAAGAAAAAGTAGATGCGGTCTCTCGTCTTGGTGGCACACCACTCGTCGTTGCGATCGACGCAACGATCCTTGGCGTCATCTATTTGAAAGATACGGTGAAACCGGGCATGCGCGAACGATTCGATCGGTTGCGTGAGATGGGTATCAAGACGGTCATGTGTACGGGAGACAACCCATTGACGGCAGCAACGATCGCCCGCGAAGCAGGCGTCGATGATTTCGTCGCGGAATGTAAACCGGAAGACAAGATTCGTGTCATCCAGCAGGAACAAGCAGCCGGTCACCTCGTCGCCATGACAGGAGACGGAACGAATGATGCACCAGCACTCGCTCAAGCCGATGTCGGACTCGCGATGAACAGCGGAACGCAAGCCGCAAAAGAAGCGGCGAACATGATCGATCTTGATTCGAACCCGACGAAAATCATCGAAGTCGTCGAAATCGGGAAACAGCTCTTGATGACACGGGGTGCCTTGACGACGTTCTCGATCGCAAACGATATCGCGAAATATTTTGCGATCATCCCGGCAATGTTCATGGTCGCAATCCCGCAGATGGAAGTACTCAATATCATGCGTCTTGATTCCCCGACGAGCGCGATCTTGTCTGCCTTGATCTTCAATGCGATCATCATTCCGATGTTGATTCCGCTTGCGATGCGAGGAGTTACCTACAAACCGATGACGGCGGATCAATTACTCAGTCGTAACTTACTGATCTATGGTCTTGGCGGTGTCGTCGTTCCATTCATTGGGATTAAAATCATCGATGTCTTGCTTGCGAGCATCCTCTAA
- the kdpA gene encoding potassium-transporting ATPase subunit KdpA has product MWTQFMIQFWILLVIALCAAVLLGRYIGIYFAPVAERRVDKIGKVERRLLSLLGVDEKKHDQSWVGYSKSLLLVNLLFFIGGYLLLRFQGSLPLNPNGAVNLDWSTALHTTISFMTNTDQQHYSGEALSYLSQTFVLGTMLFVAPTMAFTVCIAVIRGLANKPLGNFYADFVRFIFRILIPISLLFGMLMILLGVPQTFGSAVSVTTLEGAKQLIYRGPVAAFEVIKLLGNNGGGFFGANGAHPFENPNQFVNFIQMFLMLLIPMSLPIAYGKIIGSAKQGRLFLGVMTLLFIMMTVGMAGSLFANPTAHGQELRFGQIGTALYSSITTAAETGAVNAMHDSLHPLAGLIQLGNMMLNVVYGGAGAGFLNVLLYAFVAVFLTGLLIGRTPTFLGKKIETFEVKMIAIALLVPPFLILVGTAISMYAAPGVAGISNPGYHGLSQVLYEFTSATANNGSGFEGLGDANVYWNVSTSFALFFGRYIPLILMLAIVGSLKAKPSVPQDEFSFKTDTPLFGTVFLGTVVLVGALTFLPVLVLGPVADWLTM; this is encoded by the coding sequence ATGTGGACTCAATTCATGATCCAATTTTGGATCCTACTCGTCATCGCACTTTGCGCGGCGGTCTTGCTTGGTCGCTACATCGGGATATACTTCGCACCTGTCGCAGAACGTCGGGTCGATAAAATCGGTAAGGTCGAACGACGACTCCTGTCGTTACTCGGCGTCGATGAAAAGAAACACGATCAATCGTGGGTCGGCTATTCGAAGAGCCTCTTGCTCGTCAATTTGCTATTTTTCATCGGTGGATATTTGTTACTTCGCTTCCAAGGCAGTCTACCCTTGAATCCGAACGGTGCTGTGAATCTCGACTGGTCGACGGCGCTGCATACGACGATCAGCTTCATGACGAATACCGATCAGCAGCACTATTCGGGTGAGGCACTCTCGTATCTCTCGCAAACGTTCGTCCTCGGAACGATGTTATTCGTCGCTCCGACGATGGCGTTCACGGTCTGTATCGCTGTCATTCGTGGTCTTGCGAACAAACCACTCGGTAACTTCTACGCCGACTTCGTTCGTTTCATCTTCCGGATCCTGATTCCGATTTCACTCTTGTTCGGGATGTTGATGATTTTACTCGGCGTACCGCAGACATTTGGTAGTGCGGTCAGCGTCACGACGCTCGAAGGAGCGAAACAGTTGATCTACCGCGGACCGGTCGCTGCATTCGAAGTCATTAAACTGCTTGGTAACAACGGTGGTGGTTTCTTTGGTGCCAACGGAGCGCACCCATTCGAGAACCCGAACCAGTTCGTCAACTTCATCCAGATGTTCTTGATGTTGCTGATTCCGATGTCACTTCCAATCGCTTACGGAAAAATCATCGGTTCCGCGAAACAAGGACGACTGTTCCTTGGTGTCATGACGCTTCTCTTCATCATGATGACGGTCGGGATGGCAGGGAGCTTGTTTGCGAATCCAACGGCACACGGTCAGGAACTACGGTTCGGTCAAATCGGAACGGCGCTCTACAGTTCAATCACGACGGCAGCTGAAACCGGTGCGGTCAACGCGATGCACGACTCACTGCATCCGCTCGCTGGATTGATCCAGCTCGGCAATATGATGCTTAACGTCGTTTACGGTGGAGCAGGTGCAGGATTCTTGAACGTCTTGCTTTATGCCTTCGTCGCCGTCTTCCTGACAGGTCTCTTGATTGGTCGGACACCGACGTTCCTCGGGAAGAAAATCGAGACGTTCGAAGTGAAGATGATCGCGATCGCGCTACTCGTGCCGCCATTCCTGATTCTCGTCGGAACGGCGATCTCGATGTACGCTGCACCAGGCGTCGCTGGCATCTCGAACCCAGGCTATCACGGACTGTCGCAAGTCTTGTATGAGTTCACGTCCGCGACGGCGAACAACGGATCAGGTTTTGAAGGACTCGGCGACGCAAACGTCTACTGGAACGTCTCGACGTCATTCGCGTTGTTCTTCGGACGCTACATCCCATTGATCTTGATGCTTGCAATCGTTGGTTCGCTTAAAGCGAAGCCATCCGTCCCGCAAGATGAATTTTCGTTTAAGACAGACACACCACTCTTCGGAACAGTCTTCCTCGGTACGGTCGTACTTGTCGGTGCATTGACATTCTTGCCAGTGCTCGTACTTGGACCAGTCGCGGATTGGCTGACGATGTGA
- a CDS encoding potassium-transporting ATPase subunit F translates to MTWFLLATGCLVFLYLGYCLMYPEKF, encoded by the coding sequence ATGACGTGGTTTTTACTGGCGACGGGCTGCCTCGTCTTCTTGTATCTCGGTTATTGTCTGATGTATCCAGAAAAATTCTAA
- a CDS encoding glutathione peroxidase: MLQDHSFQRVDGTSASLSDYPAQAWMIVNTASKUGLTPQFEGLEQLHQDYRSQGLTVLGFPCNQFANQDPGTDEEIQSFCQINYGVTFPVFSKIDVNGEQAHPLFEELKAQAPTTDGTTDIEWNFTKFLVTRDGEVTRFSPKTNPTDLTAAIERLLVQV, encoded by the coding sequence ATGTTACAAGATCATTCATTTCAACGCGTCGACGGAACGTCGGCATCTTTAAGTGACTACCCAGCTCAAGCATGGATGATCGTCAATACAGCCAGCAAATGAGGCTTGACGCCACAGTTCGAAGGACTCGAGCAATTGCATCAAGACTATCGTTCGCAAGGATTGACCGTACTTGGTTTCCCATGTAATCAGTTCGCGAATCAAGATCCGGGAACGGACGAGGAGATTCAGTCGTTCTGCCAAATCAACTACGGCGTGACATTCCCCGTCTTCTCAAAAATCGATGTCAACGGTGAGCAAGCACACCCGTTATTCGAAGAACTGAAAGCACAAGCACCAACGACGGACGGTACAACAGACATCGAATGGAACTTCACGAAATTCCTCGTGACCCGTGATGGTGAAGTGACGCGGTTCTCACCAAAAACGAATCCAACTGATTTGACGGCAGCGATCGAACGATTGCTCGTTCAAGTCTAA
- a CDS encoding glycerate kinase, which yields MARHLILMDAFKGSISSKEAAEAVASGIRAYDPTAIIDSSPVADGGEGTLEVYLALGYKEKTAVTIDLAGRPCEVQYAVKDSDAVIEVARICGLPMRQSGDDPVRVNTRGVGRLMEQLRDQGITRIRLALGGTGTTDGGLGLLAEVGCRIQDASGKPILFHTNPLLETQTIHCSTYPVQLEALVDVTAPYHGLDGPAYLFGPQKGLLPDDITKLDQQLEQIGKLLGLEGVKGAGAAGGLGGAVYALGGRIVPGASTILQHLRVAKRMQQADYVWTGEGRIDRQSQIGKLPSEVTRMARTAGVPCLILAGIVEENIPQALDCRSIHVDQKITLDPEQTKTRLQEQTRKWLEELSLKQG from the coding sequence ATGGCACGTCACTTGATTTTAATGGATGCGTTCAAAGGGAGTATTTCTTCGAAGGAGGCAGCAGAAGCTGTCGCCTCCGGGATTCGAGCGTATGATCCGACAGCGATCATTGATTCTTCGCCTGTCGCGGACGGTGGGGAAGGAACGCTTGAAGTCTACCTCGCGCTTGGATATAAGGAAAAGACGGCCGTGACGATTGATCTGGCTGGTCGTCCGTGTGAAGTACAGTATGCCGTAAAAGATTCAGACGCCGTCATCGAAGTCGCGCGTATTTGTGGACTGCCCATGCGTCAAAGCGGAGATGATCCTGTTCGAGTGAATACGCGTGGTGTCGGGCGTTTGATGGAACAGTTACGCGATCAAGGAATAACACGTATCCGACTGGCGTTAGGGGGGACAGGTACGACGGATGGGGGACTTGGTTTACTCGCGGAAGTCGGTTGTCGTATTCAAGATGCCTCGGGTAAGCCGATTTTGTTCCATACGAATCCGTTACTTGAGACGCAGACCATTCATTGTTCAACGTATCCGGTTCAGCTAGAAGCCCTCGTAGATGTGACAGCTCCTTATCATGGTCTAGATGGTCCGGCTTATCTGTTTGGTCCACAAAAAGGACTACTTCCGGATGACATCACAAAACTCGATCAACAACTCGAACAAATCGGAAAGTTACTTGGATTAGAGGGCGTCAAAGGAGCAGGGGCAGCCGGCGGACTCGGTGGAGCCGTGTATGCGCTTGGTGGACGGATCGTTCCGGGCGCATCGACGATCCTGCAACACCTTCGTGTAGCAAAGCGGATGCAACAAGCGGATTATGTCTGGACAGGGGAAGGACGGATCGACCGTCAAAGCCAAATCGGTAAATTGCCAAGTGAGGTCACGCGGATGGCGAGAACAGCTGGCGTCCCTTGTCTGATCCTTGCAGGAATCGTCGAAGAAAACATCCCGCAGGCACTTGATTGTCGATCGATTCATGTCGATCAGAAGATCACCCTCGATCCGGAACAGACGAAAACGCGCCTACAGGAGCAAACACGTAAGTGGCTCGAGGAACTTTCGCTGAAACAGGGATGA
- a CDS encoding IS3 family transposase (programmed frameshift), with protein MTKSKFSSDEKLRIIKMCEDRIDSIKSIASLFELSVTTLNRWRTKYRTGGSMALRNRTEWTRYPEELKMKAIRAVLDQKESLISATARFDISDRSLLAKWIERYTSHSTQGKPLKERSTMTKGRTTTFEERVQAVMDCIQNRKDYQSIMKTHRVSYQQIYSWVRKFEKDGIDALMDRRGRQKPVEELTDTDRLALDLKRLEKENERLRMEKRFLKKVRGDREEVTLSQIRLQDKYEAIQSSVEQFGYPIIALCHLAGVSRAAYYKWLRRIGIPQTRETENMKIIEEMNEIHLTVNGIYGYRRMTLNLKRRFGRNVNAKRVRRLMHVAGIHCVIRRKRPLYIRNRPQQTAENILNRDFNAAGPNQKWVTDVTELKYGASQKAYLSAILDLYDGSIRAFVLGHSNNNQLVFDTLEHALQGASGSRPLLHSDRGFQYTSHAFRHMTRVAGITQSMSRVGRCIDNGPMESFWGALKCESYYLHKFAEFDELRLAIQKYIYFYNEERYQQRLNGLAPLEYRAQAV; from the exons ATGACTAAATCTAAGTTTTCGTCAGATGAAAAACTACGAATTATTAAGATGTGTGAAGACCGAATCGACTCGATCAAATCGATTGCCTCGCTCTTCGAGCTTTCAGTCACCACCTTAAATAGATGGAGGACAAAATATCGTACGGGCGGCTCCATGGCACTTCGTAATCGAACAGAGTGGACGCGTTATCCGGAAGAACTGAAGATGAAGGCTATACGTGCAGTACTCGACCAAAAGGAATCGCTTATTAGCGCTACGGCACGGTTTGATATCTCGGATAGAAGCCTACTTGCGAAGTGGATAGAGAGGTATACTAGTCATAGTACTCAAGGGAAACCATTGAAGGAGCGATCCACTATGACTAAAGGTAGAACCACTACATTCGAAGAGCGTGTCCAGGCAGTCATGGACTGTATACAGAACAGAAAAGACTATCAAAGCATCATGAAGACCCATCGGGTCTCGTACCAACAAATTTATAGCTGGGTAAGAAAGTTCGAGAAGGACGGAATCGACGCACTGATGGACCGTCGCGGACGTCAGAAGCCAGTAGAAGAATTGACGGATACAGACCGTTTGGCGTTGGATCTGAAACGACTCGAGAAAGAAAATGAGCGTCTACGCATGGAGA AACGATTTCTTAAAAAAGTTAGAGGAGATCGAGAGGAGGTCACGTTAAGTCAAATTCGTCTTCAAGATAAATATGAAGCCATTCAATCATCGGTAGAGCAATTTGGTTACCCGATCATCGCCCTGTGTCACCTCGCTGGAGTCTCGCGCGCTGCCTACTACAAGTGGTTACGCCGGATTGGTATACCACAGACTCGTGAGACGGAGAACATGAAAATCATCGAAGAGATGAACGAGATCCACCTTACGGTGAACGGAATCTATGGCTACCGACGGATGACATTGAACCTGAAACGTCGTTTCGGAAGAAACGTCAACGCGAAGCGTGTCCGTCGCCTGATGCATGTCGCCGGTATTCATTGCGTCATACGCCGGAAACGTCCTTTGTATATTCGTAATCGCCCTCAACAGACTGCAGAGAACATTCTGAACCGTGATTTCAACGCCGCAGGACCGAACCAAAAATGGGTGACGGATGTCACGGAACTGAAGTATGGCGCCTCTCAGAAGGCGTATTTGAGCGCCATTCTGGACCTATATGATGGATCCATCCGTGCCTTCGTTCTTGGGCATTCCAATAATAATCAGCTTGTGTTCGATACTCTTGAACACGCCCTACAGGGCGCATCCGGAAGTCGTCCCTTGCTTCATAGTGATCGAGGATTTCAATATACTTCTCATGCGTTTCGTCATATGACACGCGTGGCAGGCATTACACAAAGTATGTCTCGGGTTGGAAGATGTATTGATAACGGACCGATGGAGTCCTTTTGGGGAGCGTTGAAGTGCGAAAGTTATTATCTACATAAGTTTGCGGAGTTCGACGAACTCCGACTCGCAATCCAGAAATATATTTACTTCTACAATGAAGAACGATATCAACAACGATTAAACGGCTTGGCTCCATTAGAATACAGAGCGCAAGCCGTTTAA
- a CDS encoding Gfo/Idh/MocA family protein, translating into MKLAVIGLGDIAQKAYLPVYAERSDIEVYLISRDEEKAKRLRADYRFAGTYATFADAVKEGIDAVMIHSATVVHAEQARQALEAGIAVYVDKPVSMEIEEIRELTRLSEEKQLPFITGFNRRFASAHQRLLEVNDPNLVLMQKNRTSFIEDAKPFLFDDFIHVADTLRFLTGRGEIEDLHVKSKQDASGLHHVTIQFVSNGITAIGVMNRNNGITEERVEVMGPEEKRIATDVTTLDQLTKQGTLRYPLDNWEATLKRRGFVDMLDAFLRTVKGEPSESVVASDSLATHELCQQVYENVQATR; encoded by the coding sequence ATGAAATTAGCCGTCATTGGTCTAGGTGATATCGCTCAAAAAGCCTATTTACCGGTCTATGCTGAAAGATCTGATATCGAGGTGTATCTGATCTCGCGAGATGAAGAGAAAGCAAAACGATTGCGAGCAGACTATCGCTTTGCAGGAACATACGCGACGTTTGCTGACGCCGTAAAGGAGGGGATCGATGCGGTCATGATCCATTCAGCGACTGTCGTCCATGCCGAGCAGGCACGGCAAGCGCTTGAAGCAGGAATCGCCGTCTACGTTGATAAGCCGGTCTCGATGGAAATCGAAGAGATTCGTGAACTGACACGTCTGTCAGAGGAGAAACAGTTACCGTTCATCACGGGATTCAACCGTCGCTTCGCTTCAGCGCATCAGCGCTTGCTGGAGGTCAACGATCCGAATCTCGTCCTCATGCAAAAGAATCGGACGTCGTTCATCGAAGATGCCAAGCCGTTTCTGTTCGACGACTTCATTCATGTCGCGGATACGCTGCGTTTCTTGACAGGACGCGGTGAGATTGAAGATTTGCACGTTAAGAGTAAGCAGGACGCAAGCGGGTTGCATCACGTGACGATTCAATTCGTCTCAAACGGCATTACGGCGATTGGTGTCATGAACCGCAATAACGGCATCACGGAAGAACGCGTCGAAGTGATGGGGCCGGAAGAAAAACGAATCGCAACGGACGTGACGACACTCGATCAATTGACGAAACAAGGCACGCTTCGGTATCCGCTCGATAACTGGGAAGCGACGCTAAAGCGCCGTGGATTCGTCGATATGCTGGATGCATTCCTTCGGACGGTCAAAGGGGAACCGTCCGAGTCGGTCGTAGCTTCTGATAGCCTGGCGACACATGAATTATGTCAGCAGGTGTATGAGAACGTTCAAGCAACACGTTAA